From Panthera uncia isolate 11264 chromosome E1, Puncia_PCG_1.0, whole genome shotgun sequence, one genomic window encodes:
- the LOC125927640 gene encoding somatotropin, with product MPLSSLFANAVLRAQHLHQLAADTYKEFERAYIPEGQRYSIQNAQAAFCFSETIPAPTGKDEAQQRSDVELLRFSLLLIQSWLGPVQFLSRVFTNSLVFGTSDRVYEKLKDLEEGIQALMRELEDGSPRAGQILKQTYDKFDTNLRSDDALLKNYGLLSCFKKDLHKAETYLRVMKCRRFVESSCAF from the exons ATGCCCTTGTCCAGTCTGTTTGCCAACGCCGTGCTCCGGGCCCAGCACCTGCACCAGCTGGCCGCCGACACCTACAAAGAGTTT GAGCGGGCGTACATCCCGGAGGGACAGAGGTATTCCATCCAGAACGCGCAGGCTGCCTTCTGCTTCTCGGAGACCATCCCGGCCCCCACGGGCAAGGACGAGGCCCAGCAGAGATCC GACGTAGAGCTGCTCCGCTTCTCCCTGCTGCTCATCCAGTCGTGGCTCGGGCCCGTGCAATTCCTCAGCAGGGTCTTCACCAATAGCCTGGTGTTCGGCACCTCGGACCGGGTCTACGAGAAGCTCAAGGACCTGGAGGAAGGCATCCAAGCCCTGATGCGG GAGCTGGAAGATGGCAGCCCCCGGGCCGGGCAGATCCTGAAGCAAACCTACGACAAGTTTGACACAAACTTGCGCAGTGACGACGCGCTGCTCAAGAACTATGGGCTCCTGTCCTGCTTCAAGAAGGACCTGCACAAGGCTGAGACGTACCTGCGGGTCATGAAGTGTCGCCGCTTCGTGGAAAGCAGCTGTGCTTTCTAG